In Solenopsis invicta isolate M01_SB chromosome 13, UNIL_Sinv_3.0, whole genome shotgun sequence, one DNA window encodes the following:
- the LOC105195386 gene encoding serine/threonine-protein kinase polo produces the protein MSNEEESTIPNVIYDANTGKSYMKGRFFGKGGFAKCYEITESKSHQVFAGKIVPKSLMAKSNQREKMTQEIAIHQSLSHRHIVGFHGFFDDSNNIYIILELCRKRSMMELHKRRKALSECETRYFMKQILDGVFYLHQHRIIHRDLKLGNLFLNDDLQVKIGDFGLATRLEHDGERKKTVCGTPNYIAPEVLTKIGHSYEADIWSIGCIMYTLLVGKPPFETSSLKETYSRIKQVQYKTPQHISKPAMNMVANMLQLNPSKRPSVAKLMKDIFFTSGYLPTSLPLSCLSTAPRLDMLESHCNRKPLGEMNLNGYSEQDILASRVPNSPLRKVKPNNEIAEPQRVSLDIRKMLHTLKEQIAMVLKTKPARETASSADELTDPAAQPVIWISKWVDYSDKYGFGYQLSDDSVGVMYNDGTRLIMMANGYNIHYINREGDELYYTVKEYPTNLEKKMKLMNFFLKYMNEHLMKAGGSIAVKQSDSLSRIPYIHQWFRTQTAVVMQLTNGTVQINFLDHAKIIMCPLMTAVTYIDHDKNFKTYRFQTIQENGCCKGLADNLMYAYEKIRLMLTNSQTR, from the exons ATGTCGAATGAGGAAGAGAGCACTATACCGAACGTGATATACGACGCGAACACCGGCAAGAGTTATATGAAGGGCCGGTTCTTCGGGAAG GGTGGCTTTGCAAAATGTTACGAGATCACAGAGTCAAAGTCACATCAAGTATTCGCCGGGAAAATCGTGCCAAAGTCACTAATGGCAAAAAGCAATCAAAGAGAGAAAATGACACAAGAGATTGCGATTCATCAAAGCCTGAGTCATAGACACATTGTTGGCTTTCACGGTTTCTTTGACGAtagcaataatatttatatcatccTAGAACTGTGTCGCAAGAgg TCGATGATGGAGCTGCACAAGCGCAGGAAAGCGTTATCGGAATGCGAGACACGATATTTCATGAAGCAAATCTTGGATGGAGTTTTTTATCTGCATCAGCACAGAATAATTCACAGGGATTTGAAGTTAGGTAATCTGTTTTTGAACGACGATTTGCAAGTCAAGATTGGTGATTTTGGATTGGCGACCAGATTGGAGCACGATGGTGAACgaaaaaa aactgTATGTGGTACTCCAAATTACATTGCGCCGGAAGTGCTTACAAAAATCGGGCACTCTTACGAGGCTGATATATGGAGTATTGGTTGCATAATGTATACTTTGCTTGTGGGTAAACCACCTTTTGAAACATCTAGTCTTAAGGAGACATATTCCAGAATCAAGCAAGTGCAGTATAAGACGCCGCAACACATTAGCAAACCTGCCATGAATATGGTGGCGAATATGTTGCAACTAAATCCTTCAAAACGTCCGTCCGTTGCTAAACTAATGAAAGATATCTTCTTTACTTCGG gATACTTGCCGACGAGTCTGCCGCTCTCATGCCTGTCAACGGCACCACGTCTAGATATGCTTGAATCACATTGTAATCGCAAACCGCTTGGCGAGATGAATCTTAACGGCTATTCAGAGCAAGATATTCTAGCCTCTCGAGTGCCGAATAGTCCATTGCGAAAGGTGAAACCTAACAACGAAATCGCCGAACCGCAGAGAGTCAGCCTCGATATCAGAAAGATGCTTCACACACTGAAAGAACAGATAGCTATGGTATTGAAAACTAAGCCTGCTAGAGAGACAGCTTCCTCAGCAG ATGAATTGACTGACCCGGCCGCGCAACCTGTGATTTGGATCAGCAAATGGGTGGACTACTCTGATAAGTACGGTTTTGGATACCAATTGTCTGACGACAGCGTTGGCGTAATGTACAACGATGGCACACGATTGATCATGATGGCGAATGGCTACAATATTCACTATATCAATCGCGAGGGCGATGAGTTGTACTACACGGTCAAGGAGTATCCGACTAATCtcgaaaagaaaatgaaattgatGAACTTCTTTTTGAAATACATGAACGAGCATCTGATGAAGGCGGGTGGCTCTATCGCAGTGAAACAAAGTGACTCTCTTTCCAGAATACCATATATACATCAATGGTTCAGGACCCAGACAGCCGTGGTGATGCAACTGACCAATGGCACAGTACAA atcAACTTTTTGGACCATGCAAAGATTATCATGTGTCCATTGATGACAGCAGTCACCTACATCGATCACGACAAGAACTTCAAGACTTACAGATTCCAGACCATTCAGGAAAATGGTTGCTGTAAAGGATTGGCGGACAATCTGATGTACGCGTACGAGA
- the LOC105195385 gene encoding glycine-rich cell wall structural protein 1.0 isoform X2, with translation MDGAPGGRGGFRGRGGPGGLMRGRGGFGDRGRGGPPRGGNMMRGGRGNGPGGGMRGGPPMRGRGGPPGRGGRGGHFPPGPPEGGMSSGPGGGPPPLGMGGPPRGGGGRGGGNNSFRSRGRGDFGRGDSRGGSNNFRGRGMDRGRGSRGSSRGGPSRGGGFGDRGGRGAGGRGGPTKRGGPPSSSGPSKRPRFDQPSSQSSNGYATQPPNQGGYGGSNNAYGSQQQPQQQQSVGYGSGGYGSQQGYTQSYQGYESYQQPQDYGQTGYPSAPDSRYGGASSVPATGFSSNDPYSYGKAPSSDYANQDGVYGKQDYGGSAGYQNAQSQRRY, from the exons ATGGATGGAGCACCAGGAGGTAGAGGTGGATTTCGCGGCCGCGGAGGCCCTGGTGGATTAATGAGGGGACGCGGTGGTTTTGGAGACAGAGGAAG AGGTGGTCCTCCACGAGGCGGTAACATGATGCGCGGTGGACGAGGCAATGGACCTGGTGGTGGCATGAGAGGGGGTCCACCTATGAGAGGCAGAGGTGGCCCTCCTGGCAGAGGTGGACGAGGTGGACATTTTCCTCCAGG ACCACCAGAAGGAGGAATGTCCAGTGGACCTGGAGGTGGCCCACCACCCTTAGGAATGGGTGGTCCTCCGCGAGGTGGCGGCGGAAGGGGTGGTGGAAATAATAGCTTCCGCAGTAGAGGTAGAGGTGACTTTGGCAGAGGAGACAGTCGCGGCGGTAGCAACAATTTCCGAGGTCGCGGCATGGACCGGGGTAGAGGATCCAG AGGATCAAGTAGAGGTGGACCAAGCCGTGGAGGTGGCttcggtgatcgtggtggccgaGGGGCTGGTGGACGCGGTGGTCCAACGAAACGAGGTGGCCCACCTAGCTCCAGTGGACCTTCCAAGAGGCCGCGCTTTGATCAGCCGTCTTCCCAGTCATCTAATGGATATGCTACTCAACCACCTAA CCAAGGCGGTTATGGAGGTTCAAATAATGCTTATGGCAGCCAACAACAACCACAGCAACAGCAATCGGTAGGATACGGTAGCGGTGGCTACGGCTCGCAACAAGGCTACACACAGTCTTATCAGGGTTATGAGAGCTACCAACAGCCCCAGGATTATGGGCAAACG GGTTATCCTTCCGCACCAGATAGCAGATACGGCGGAGCGTCGTCGGTTCCGGCTACAGGATTCAGTTCTAATGATCCCTACAGTTATGGCAAAGCTCCGTCATCAG ATTATGCGAATCAGGACGGTGTTTATGGGAAACAGGACTATG GTGGCAGTGCTGGTTACCAAAACGCCCAGTCTCAGCGACGTTATTAA
- the LOC105195385 gene encoding glycine-rich cell wall structural protein 1.8 isoform X1 → MDGAPGGRGGFRGRGGPGGLMRGRGGFGDRGRGGPPRGGNMMRGGRGNGPGGGMRGGPPMRGRGGPPGRGGRGGHFPPGPPEGGMSSGPGGGPPPLGMGGPPRGGGGRGGGNNSFRSRGRGDFGRGDSRGGSNNFRGRGMDRGRGSRGSSRGGPSRGGGFGDRGGRGAGGRGGPTKRGGPPSSSGPSKRPRFDQPSSQSSNGYATQPPNQGGYGGSNNAYGSQQQPQQQQSVGYGSGGYGSQQGYTQSYQGYESYQQPQDYGQTGYPSAPDSRYGGASSVPATGFSSNDPYSYGKAPSSANYQQEAVSIAGLGGGGDYASADPYNDRSNDNIINRGGYSTQPYDYANQDGVYGKQDYGGSAGYQNAQSQRRY, encoded by the exons ATGGATGGAGCACCAGGAGGTAGAGGTGGATTTCGCGGCCGCGGAGGCCCTGGTGGATTAATGAGGGGACGCGGTGGTTTTGGAGACAGAGGAAG AGGTGGTCCTCCACGAGGCGGTAACATGATGCGCGGTGGACGAGGCAATGGACCTGGTGGTGGCATGAGAGGGGGTCCACCTATGAGAGGCAGAGGTGGCCCTCCTGGCAGAGGTGGACGAGGTGGACATTTTCCTCCAGG ACCACCAGAAGGAGGAATGTCCAGTGGACCTGGAGGTGGCCCACCACCCTTAGGAATGGGTGGTCCTCCGCGAGGTGGCGGCGGAAGGGGTGGTGGAAATAATAGCTTCCGCAGTAGAGGTAGAGGTGACTTTGGCAGAGGAGACAGTCGCGGCGGTAGCAACAATTTCCGAGGTCGCGGCATGGACCGGGGTAGAGGATCCAG AGGATCAAGTAGAGGTGGACCAAGCCGTGGAGGTGGCttcggtgatcgtggtggccgaGGGGCTGGTGGACGCGGTGGTCCAACGAAACGAGGTGGCCCACCTAGCTCCAGTGGACCTTCCAAGAGGCCGCGCTTTGATCAGCCGTCTTCCCAGTCATCTAATGGATATGCTACTCAACCACCTAA CCAAGGCGGTTATGGAGGTTCAAATAATGCTTATGGCAGCCAACAACAACCACAGCAACAGCAATCGGTAGGATACGGTAGCGGTGGCTACGGCTCGCAACAAGGCTACACACAGTCTTATCAGGGTTATGAGAGCTACCAACAGCCCCAGGATTATGGGCAAACG GGTTATCCTTCCGCACCAGATAGCAGATACGGCGGAGCGTCGTCGGTTCCGGCTACAGGATTCAGTTCTAATGATCCCTACAGTTATGGCAAAGCTCCGTCATCAG CCAATTATCAGCAGGAGGCAGTGTCGATCGCGGGACTGGGGGGCGGGGGCGATTATGCCTCTGCTGACCCATACAACGACCGATCTAATGACAACATAATCAACCGGGGTGGTTACTCAACGCAACCTTACG ATTATGCGAATCAGGACGGTGTTTATGGGAAACAGGACTATG GTGGCAGTGCTGGTTACCAAAACGCCCAGTCTCAGCGACGTTATTAA